A single genomic interval of Arthrobacter methylotrophus harbors:
- a CDS encoding macrolide family glycosyltransferase translates to MKRPAMHIAFVCLPAAGHVNPTLPVVAELVRRGHRVTYATSAKYAKAVESAGASFFPSGEDLASFLPRRAASPEGGPASSPMAGMFAGMGAGMMPGLLERILESARAEFPALLVRLAQDPPDGVCYDAMTLSGKMAAAKLALHDIALLPSYATNEHFSMRDLMPGPPPAAMIEAWKQIGRLINDFAAEHGVGHLQFMGGPPASLNISFIPREFQPAGETFDARFHFVGPCLGVRGNEDGWQPPAMDMPLLFISLGTTPLNDRPDFFRMCLEGFADTGWQLAMAIGERAEPSELGKIPGNVDVRPFFPQLEVLRHARAFLSHTGMNSTMEALYFGVPLVAYPLQPEQQANARRVEDLGLGRRLPVDGLSPELIRETVIEVSGDQVIRGNLEAMKARVRASGGAPAAADAIEDFLRGPAVRLPVPPSSV, encoded by the coding sequence ATGAAGCGCCCGGCCATGCATATCGCTTTCGTCTGTTTACCTGCAGCGGGCCATGTGAACCCCACCTTGCCGGTTGTTGCGGAGTTGGTGCGCCGGGGCCACCGCGTTACTTATGCCACGTCGGCAAAGTATGCCAAGGCGGTTGAATCTGCTGGCGCCTCGTTCTTTCCCAGCGGGGAGGATCTGGCCAGCTTCCTGCCCCGGCGCGCCGCTTCCCCTGAGGGGGGTCCGGCGTCGTCCCCGATGGCGGGGATGTTTGCCGGAATGGGGGCCGGGATGATGCCGGGACTGCTGGAGCGGATTCTTGAGAGCGCCAGGGCCGAATTCCCGGCGCTGCTGGTCCGTCTGGCGCAGGACCCGCCGGACGGAGTCTGCTACGACGCCATGACCTTATCCGGGAAGATGGCAGCTGCGAAGCTCGCATTGCACGATATTGCGTTGCTTCCGAGCTATGCCACCAATGAACATTTCTCGATGCGCGATCTTATGCCGGGCCCACCCCCGGCTGCCATGATTGAAGCCTGGAAACAGATCGGTCGGCTGATCAACGATTTCGCCGCCGAGCACGGTGTGGGCCATCTGCAATTCATGGGAGGGCCTCCCGCGTCGTTGAACATCTCCTTCATCCCGCGGGAGTTCCAGCCCGCGGGGGAGACGTTCGACGCCAGGTTCCATTTCGTGGGCCCCTGTCTCGGCGTACGGGGAAACGAGGACGGCTGGCAGCCCCCGGCGATGGACATGCCCCTTTTGTTCATCTCCTTGGGTACTACCCCGTTGAACGACCGACCGGATTTCTTCAGGATGTGTCTGGAAGGATTTGCGGACACCGGCTGGCAGCTTGCCATGGCAATCGGAGAGCGCGCGGAACCGTCCGAGCTCGGGAAGATCCCCGGAAACGTCGACGTACGCCCCTTCTTTCCGCAGCTGGAAGTCCTGCGGCATGCACGTGCCTTCCTCTCCCACACCGGGATGAATTCGACCATGGAAGCGCTGTATTTCGGGGTGCCGCTGGTGGCCTACCCGCTACAGCCCGAACAGCAGGCCAATGCACGCCGGGTCGAGGACCTGGGACTCGGCCGCCGCCTCCCCGTGGACGGGCTCTCTCCCGAGCTGATCCGGGAAACCGTCATTGAGGTCAGCGGCGACCAAGTGATCCGGGGCAACCTCGAGGCCATGAAGGCGCGCGTCCGTGCTTCCGGCGGAGCCCCCGCCG